CGACGAACCACGACGAGACGCCCTTGTAGATCAGCGGCTCGCGACAACGCCAGCAGTGCGGGTAGCTGTGGTCGTAGGTCTCGCGGCGCAGCAGCAGCGTGCCCGGTGTGACCGCGCCCGTCGTGGCCTTGAGGTCGTCGATGATGTGGGGGTTGGCGTCGAAGACCTGCATGCCGGCGTACTCGCTGACGGGCTCGGTGAACCGCCCGTCCTTGCCGACCGGCATCACCGCCTCGATGCCTTCGCGGTCGGTGACCTCCTTGTCGACCTCACCGAAGGCACCGGCGCTGTGCACCAGCCCGGTGCCGTCGGTGGTCGTGACGGCCTCGTCGGCGGCCACGACACGGAAGGCGTGGGCGTGGCCCGCGTAGTAGCGGAACGGCGGGGTGTAGGTCAGCCCCACCAGCTCCTGGCCCTTGCCACGCCACACGACCTGCGGGGCGTCGCCCAGCTCGCGGGCGTACACCGCGAGGCGGGCCTCGGCGAACACCAGGGTGGCGCCGTCGTGCGCGACCCCGACGTAGTCGATGTCGGTGCCGACCATCACCGCGAGGTTGCTGGGCAGCGTCCACGGGGTCGTCGTCCAGATCATCAGCTTGGCGTCGTGGAGCTCGCCGTCGGACGTGATCGGGAAGCCGACCGTGACCGCCGGGTCCTGGCGGTTCTGGTAGACGTCGTCGTCCATGCGCAGCTCGTGGTTGGACAGCGGCGTCTCGTCGTTCCAGCAGTAGGGCAGCACGCGGAAGCCCTCGTAGACGTGGCCCTTGTCGTAGAGCTGCTTGAACGCCCAGATCACCGACTCCATGTAGTCGGGCTGGTAGGTGCGGTAGTCGTGGTCGAAGTCCACCCACCGCGCCTGGCGGGTGACGTAGTCGCGCCACTCGCCGGTGTACTTCATCACCGACGCGCGGCAGGCCTCGTTGAACTTCTCGATGCCCAGCTCGAGGATCTCGTCGGTGGTCTTGATGCCGTTGAGCCGCATCGCCTCGAGCTCGGCCGGCAGCCCGTGGGTGTCCCACCCGAAGCGCCGCTCGACGCGCCGCCCGCGCATGGTCTGGTAGCGCGGCACCACGTCCTTGACGTAGCCCGTCAGCAGGTGGCCGTAGTGCGGCAGTCCGTTGGCGAACGGCGGGCCGTCGTAGAAGACGAACTCGTTGGACCCGTCCTCCCCCGCCTCGCGCGCCTCGACGCTGGCCTGGAAGGTGCCGTCGGCGGCCCAGTAGTCGAGCACCGCCTGCTCGATCTCGGGGAAGCGCGGGCTCGAGGGGACGCCGTGGGCGCCGGACGTCGAGGCCTTGGGGTAGCTCATCGCTGCTGTCTCCTGTGATCGGTCCTGCCGGTGCTGATCACAGGGACGGCCTCCGTCACGCGGGAGCCGCGGTACCACCCTGCTTGCCCTCCGGTGCCGCTGGAGGACCCCTCGTTCACGGCTGTGACGGGCCTACCCGCCGGGTTCTACTGACCCCTGCCGACCTCGGTCGACGGGGGCGTTCTTCCCGGGGCTCGCCGCTGATGACGGCTCGAGCGCCTGTGCCGCCCAGCGTACGGCGCGCGCCCGAGCGCGCGCGAATCAGTCGGCTCAGCGCTCCTCGGGTCGCGGGGAGGGCCCGCGCGGACCGCGCCGCCCCGGATCGGGGTCCGTCGGCGGCGGCGCGAGCGGGTCGCGGCCGTCCTCGCCACCGGCCAGGTCGACACCGGTGTCGACCACCGCGCCGGCGACCACGCTCCAGGGCGTGGAGCTGACGGCGGCGTCCACGCCCGCGCCCGCCACGGTGGAGACGACGACGCCGGCGTCGGTGTCGTCGAACTCGCCGGGCTCGCCCTTCCCGAGCGCCAGGGCGGCGCCGCCGACGCTCAGCGCGAAGTCGACCTTGCTCGACACCGCGCTCGCCGCGCCGGTGGCCAGGTTCTTGGCCAGCGCGGAGCCGATCTCCCCCGGCGTCGGGCCGAGGTGGGCGCGGCGGCGCTCGGCCTGGACCGCCAGGTCGAGCTCGCCGTGCACCCAGTCCCGGAAGGTCTGGTGGGCCTCGTCGACCTCCTGCCCCAGGTCCTGCAGGAGGATCTCCAGGTCGGCCTCGTGGTCCTTGGCCGCGGCCTCCGCGTCGTCGGCGGGCACGCCGATGTCGGTCCGGTCCACGTGCCGGATGCGGGTGCCGGTCACGACGAGCCCGGCGTCGCGCGCCCGGCCGCGGATGCGCTCCATCCAGTTCTCCCGCTGCTGCATGCGGGTGGCGAGGACGTCGAGCAGGTCGGCCGCACGCCCGATGCGGGCGGCCTCCGCGTCACAGCTGGCCACGACCGCGCGCGCCGCCCGCGAGTACGTCGACGCCGCCTGCCCGCCCCACTCGCCCCCGACCAGCTGCCGGGCCGCCTGGGTGTGCTGGGCGGCGCGCTCCACCGCCGCCTGGTAGGTCCCGCGCAGCCAGTCGGCCACCGCCCGGACCTGGTCGGGCTCGCCCTCGACCTCGGTCTCGACGATCACGGCAGCCTCTTCACGGCGATGCGGAAGCCCTGCGCGAGGTGCAGGTCGGTGGCCTCGATGTTGTCGGTGGCCTCCTGGACGTGCATGGCCAGGACGTCGTTGACCTCCGCGACGTGGTCGCCGACGGACCTGAGGGCGTCGAGCAGCCGGTGCACCTGACCGGTGGCCTCGCCGGCGTCGGACCCGGGTGGGTCGAACGGGGCCACCGCATCGGCGGCGGCGTGGTGGGCGGCCATCACCGTGGCGGCCGCGTGCGGGTCCAGGCGCAGCGTCATGCGTCAGGGTCTACCCGGCACGGGGGCCGTCGAATCCGGCTTGCCCCTCGACCGCGGCTCTGGTCGGGTGGGCGCGTGAGCGACACCTGGCTGCCGTCCGAGGAGGACCCCCGCACCATCACCGATCAGCCGCGGGGCGAGCGGGCGGTGGTCGAGGGCTACCTGCGCCACTACCGGAAGACCTTCGAGCTCAAGCTGCAGGGCCTCGACCCCACGCAGCTGGCCCAGCGGTCGGTGCCGCCGTCGTCGATGTCGCTGCTCGGGCTGCTGCGGCACCTGGCCGGGGTCGAGCAGTCCTGGAACGTCCGCGCGCTGCAGGGGCGCCACGACGCACCACGGCTGGCCTCGTCGGGGACGGACCGCGACGACGACTTCGACGGCGCCGAGGGCACCCAGGAGTGCGTGGACCAGGCATGGGCGGACTGGCGGCGCGAGGTGGCCGACGCCGAGGCGTGGCTGGCGGGCGACGACTACGACCGGGTGGTCGACGTGCGCGGCGACGAGATCGAGGTGCGCGACGTCGTGGTGCACCTGGTCGAGGAGTACGCGCGACACTGCGGTCACGCGGACCTGCTTCGTGAGTGCGTCGACGGGAGGACGGGACAGTGAGCGAGCTGGAGGCGCTGCGGCGCTGGCTGCGCGAGGCGCGAGGCGTGGTCGAGGCCAAGGCGGCGGGGCTGAGCGCCGAGCAGCTGGCGGCCAGGTCGGTGCCGCCGTCGGAGCTGTCGGTGCTGGGGCTGGTGCGCCACCTGGCGCAGATGGAGCACTACTGGTTCGTGGTCACGCTCTCGCGCACCGACGAGCCGCGACCGTTCTTCCCCGCCGGCGACTGGGCGGCCCAGTTCCGCGACGCGGTGGCCGACGACGCCGTGGTCGAGGAGGCGTTCTCGACCTGGCGCGCGGTGCGCGCGCGGGCCGATGCGGTGCTGGACGGCCTGGAGCAGTCCGACCTCGACTTCGTGTGGGACCCCGACGACCGGATCGGCTCGGTGCGCGAGGTGCTGGAGCAGGTGGTCTACGAGTACTCCCGGCACTGCGGCCACCTCGACCTGCTCCGCGAGGCCATCGACGGCGAGACCGGCGAGGAGCGCTGACTCACTCCACGCGCATGACCTCGAGCCCGAGCCAGGCGGCCAGGGCCTCGATCTCGGCCTCGACGGCGTCCCGCGTGGCCGCGGGCCAGTCGAAGTCCTCGTGCACCCGG
This genomic window from Nocardioides anomalus contains:
- a CDS encoding DinB family protein; its protein translation is MSDTWLPSEEDPRTITDQPRGERAVVEGYLRHYRKTFELKLQGLDPTQLAQRSVPPSSMSLLGLLRHLAGVEQSWNVRALQGRHDAPRLASSGTDRDDDFDGAEGTQECVDQAWADWRREVADAEAWLAGDDYDRVVDVRGDEIEVRDVVVHLVEEYARHCGHADLLRECVDGRTGQ
- a CDS encoding DinB family protein — encoded protein: MSELEALRRWLREARGVVEAKAAGLSAEQLAARSVPPSELSVLGLVRHLAQMEHYWFVVTLSRTDEPRPFFPAGDWAAQFRDAVADDAVVEEAFSTWRAVRARADAVLDGLEQSDLDFVWDPDDRIGSVREVLEQVVYEYSRHCGHLDLLREAIDGETGEER